The genomic interval AAATATCCGCTTGATTTATCGCCTTTTTGAGTAAAAAATGTTTGCAAACGCGAAGGAAGACGAATCTCATAAAATCCGAACATTGAAAAAGCTAAAAATACAAAAACGGCGCAAAGTCCTAAAATGACGGCCGGCATTTGCAAAATACTTTGCAAACTTGCTCCAAAAAAACTTGCTAAAAATCCGGTAACTGCATAAGCAAGAGAAATTCCTAAAACATAAATAAGACTGACTAAAAATGCGCCCTTGCCAGCATTTTTTGAAGTTTTGGCAACTATTACAGACGAAAGTATCGGCACCATAGGAAAAATACAAGGCGTAAACGAAAGCAAAATTCCATAACCGAAAAAACTCAAAAGTGTAAGAATGAAATTTTTATTTTTTATATCGTCAGCTATAGCCGTTTGTTCGTTAAAAGAGGCGTTTTTTAAATCTTTTTGATTTAAAGACACTATTTTATAATTTCCATCTTTTTTTTCATAACTGAAACTTCTGGTTTGCGGCGGATAACAAAAACCGCTTGCAGAACAACCGATAAAATCAAGTGCAATAGAAAATTTATCACTTTTTGCAATATTTTCAGGCAGTGTAATAAAAAATTCGCCTGCAAAAATTTCATTGTTTTTATAAATTTTACTATCAGGAAATTTTGCATTTTCATTCAATAACAAACTATTTTTAACAAAGTGAATTTTAAAACTGTTTTTATAAACATAAATATCTTCAGCTATCTTAAAATCGAAGTAAATTTTTTCATTTTGAATAGTCGAATCAACAACAAAAGCTTTAAATGGCTGAATTGGTGCGGCAAAACAAAAAGTAAAAAAAGATAATAAACTAAGTAAAATTTTAAACAAAATACTCTCCAAAATTTTAAAATCCAATGATTTTAACTGAAATTTATAAATTTTTTCGAAATTTTAAGAAAGAATAAAATATAATAATAAAGACATTTTGTAAAGGAAAAGTTATGGAAAAAAAAGATTATGAAAAAGAGCTTGTATTTTTACAAACTGAACTTTTAAAATTTCAATATTATGTAAAAGAACATCAGTTGAAAGTTTTGATTATCATGGAAGGTCGCGACGCAGCTGGAAAAGGTGGCACAATCAAACGCCTGACAGAACATTTAAATCCTCGCGGATGTCGCGTTGTAGCACTTTCAAAACCAAGCGACGTGGAACTTACGCAATGGTATTTTCAAAGATATGTCGCTCATTTACCAAGCGGCGGTGAAATCGTAATATTTGACAGAAGCTGGTATAACCGCGCTATGGTCGAGCCTGT from Campylobacter hominis ATCC BAA-381 carries:
- the dsbD gene encoding protein-disulfide reductase DsbD, translated to MFKILLSLLSFFTFCFAAPIQPFKAFVVDSTIQNEKIYFDFKIAEDIYVYKNSFKIHFVKNSLLLNENAKFPDSKIYKNNEIFAGEFFITLPENIAKSDKFSIALDFIGCSASGFCYPPQTRSFSYEKKDGNYKIVSLNQKDLKNASFNEQTAIADDIKNKNFILTLLSFFGYGILLSFTPCIFPMVPILSSVIVAKTSKNAGKGAFLVSLIYVLGISLAYAVTGFLASFFGASLQSILQMPAVILGLCAVFVFLAFSMFGFYEIRLPSRLQTFFTQKGDKSSGYFGIFVMGIFSALIVGPCVAAPLAGALLYITQSGDIFLGTSALFFLGFGSGIPLLLLGISAKFLPHPGAWMNLITRIFGFLLLIMAIWLGTRVWGENFSLLLYGILGVSFAVFFGIFDFRVHKIRRVISLLALIYSVFLLVGFFSGAVSALKPFENFTTAKISGRNELQFTEISTLDDLENFVQNTKKPVMVDFWASWCENCKLLEKDTFKDRKVYEILQNFDLVKIDVSRNGDEDLKLMQKFNVFGPPALIFYKNGKELKDLQITGFIDVKNFMEILDEI